The DNA segment ATGCTTTATTGCATATTATTTTCCAAGGGATTTATCGATATCTGCCAGTTCTTCCTCCAGCTCCCGAATAAATTCCTTTTTATCCTCGATACGATCCTCCATATCATCAATCGCCCGCTGTCCGATCAGACCAACAATTTCCTCCTGCATATGCTTAATCTGCCGCTGCTGATCCAGAATCAGCTCCTGCTTGCGTGCACGTGCCTCCTGCATTCTCTGCCGCCACTGCGCATGACGCTGTTCATTCCAGTTACGCAGACCGTCGAAATAAGAATCCATCACTGCCCGGAATTCCTTCCAGATTTCATCCTCACGCTCTTTTCCACAGGAACCGATGCCCTTCCATTCCTTACTCAGGTTTTTCATAACATCTGTATTCTCTCTGGTATATTCCTTACGCTGTGCAATTTCAGCAGCACGCTCTACCAGCTTGCGCTTTTCCTCATATTTTCCGTCCTGCTGTTCATGCAGCTGGTCATAATATGCGCTTCTTTTGTCATAAAATTTTTGACGGCTTTCATTAAATGCATTCCACAGACGATCCTCATGCTCTCTGCCTGCACTACCTGCCGCCTTCCACTGATCCATCATCACACGGAATTTCTCACCGGTTTTATTCCATTCAATGGAATCCGCAAGAGCAGCTGCTTCCGCAATTAGCCCTTCCTTTACTTCCTTTGCATTTGAGAACTTTGTCTGCATGTTCTCCCAATGCTCATGCTTGCGATCAAAGAATGTCTGGCGAGCCGCATTAAACTCCTCCCACAAGGCATCATCACTTTCCTTCCCTGCCGTGCCGGATGCCTTCCACTGCTGCATCAGCTCATTCATTTCCTCTGTTGCCTGATTCCAGTTATTGGACACGGATACACTGCGTGCCCGCTCAATCAATTCCTGCTTAATGGCCTGATTACTTTCATAGCCCTCCCGCCGTTTGGCATAAAAGGCATCCATATATCCGTCAAATTGTTCCATCAGGGTCTCTTCATAAGCAGAATCCCAGTAAGGAATCCGTTTCCATTTTCTCTTTAAATCGGAAATTTCACGGAAAACTGTATTCCAGTCCGAAGAAATTTCAATATTCTTCGCTTCTTCAATCAGCGCCTCTCTGCGCCGGATGTCCTCATCATAGTCATTTACTTCAAATTCATCATGATCATTGTACATACGTATTCCTCCAGTATGGGGGTATTTATAATATTCACCCACTATCAACTTAGATTTTATCTCAAATACGCTCAAAAGTCATTCATTTCTTCAAATTTTATACAGATTTTATCATTTAAATGTAATAATTTTCCTTCTCTTTGCCAAATATCCGAAAATCCCCCTGTCAGGACATCACCCGTTTTACATGCCTCTTCTTTAGGAATGACCTGTATAGCACATTCTCTATCTTCATATGTTTAGGATCACCATAATTTTTTTGCCTCATACTTAGAGAAGCATTTGACTTTAAGCGCTCATTATCAAAACGATACAGATGGTTTTGCTGGTCCTTTTGAGAATATGTGTGTCTGCATACAAATCCCCTTTATATAAAATCATATGCTTGTATCATGCTATCCAGCAGTAAAGTAACGTACAGTATTGACACTGATTCTAGTTAGCGCTTATATGATATGCTCTTCACCCCTGCTGTTATCAAGAAACCCGACTTCAAAGATATGTATATCCTCTGATCCATAGATTTCCTTCCGTGTTTAGAGTAAGGGATTTCATTCATGATGCAGCTTGGGCTGTATAGGTGCTAATATTATAAAAAAGAAGGAATTGTGATAGGTTCTTTCTCTACTCTTGGTATATGAGAAACGTGAAATACAATATGACTGATGTTTATCAATCCTTTTGTATCTCATCTACTTCTTGCACCTTAACGTGAGAAGGAACCTTTATATCCGATACCTTCCTGTTTTAGAGAAGTCCAGAATCGCTTGTTAAACAGACGGATATATACCGCTATTTTAGAAAGCTCGTATCTTTTCCCCTTATAGGTGTTATCGTTTATATCCTTCTCTATTCTTCATCAGCCAGTACATGCGAGCACAGATAACGAGTTTTCCCCTGGCTTTTCGTTCCGTATTCAATGGCCTCCTTTGGACATGTACAGATACATGCCATGCAATGTGTACACTGCGTTCCCCAAACTGGTTTTCCCTGCTTCATTTTAATGTTTCCAAGCGGACACGCTGCTTCACACGCTTTACAGCCAATGCAGGCATTTGTAGCAGTAAACTTGCGGGCATGCACAAGCAATGGGTAAAACAACGGATTGATAATGGTACTGTTCAGGATATCCTTTGCATGAACATCCACCTCAGGAAAATCTGTCTCCTCCTGGATATAGCGGGCAGCCTCATCCATATCCTTATGCGCTGCCGTAATTATGCGGCGCGCTGTCTCTTTGTCCGGAGTATCAAATAAAGCAATGTAATTTTCCGGCATTTTAATTTCCATACAGCCCCTGTACCGCATTCCCTTTTTCTTACACAGACACTTCAGATAATCAGTTGCATTTCCAATCGATCCGCCGCAGGTCATTACAAAATAAATATCCGGATTTCCTGTAAGCTCAGCAGTAAGCAGCCATTCCTGAACAATGCGGGGAATGCGCCAGGCATAGGTCGGCGTAACGATGATCCAAGGCCTTTTCGAATGCATCGGCTCAGCTTTGTGCTGCCGTATAAACGGAAACAGATTCTTTATGGTATCCTGTGTCTTCTGCTGGATTCGCCTTGCTGTATATTCGCTGTTTCCTGTTCCTGTAAAATATAGTATCATATTGATTTCTCCTGTTCCTCATTCATATGAAGTACACTGTCATAAATCAGTCCAATCAGCTCCTTCATTTGCTTCCATTGGGTATCATCGGCACGGATGTAATAATAATTCTTCGTGCCTTCCTTACGCATGTTTACGATACCGGCCTCCTTTAAAATCTGCAGATGATGCGATACAGAAGGTCTGGTCAAATATGCTTTCTGTGCAATTTCTCCAACGCGTATACCGGATAAATCACTCTGTATCAAAATCAGAAGAA comes from the Erysipelotrichaceae bacterium 66202529 genome and includes:
- a CDS encoding DUF349 domain-containing protein, which encodes MYNDHDEFEVNDYDEDIRRREALIEEAKNIEISSDWNTVFREISDLKRKWKRIPYWDSAYEETLMEQFDGYMDAFYAKRREGYESNQAIKQELIERARSVSVSNNWNQATEEMNELMQQWKASGTAGKESDDALWEEFNAARQTFFDRKHEHWENMQTKFSNAKEVKEGLIAEAAALADSIEWNKTGEKFRVMMDQWKAAGSAGREHEDRLWNAFNESRQKFYDKRSAYYDQLHEQQDGKYEEKRKLVERAAEIAQRKEYTRENTDVMKNLSKEWKGIGSCGKEREDEIWKEFRAVMDSYFDGLRNWNEQRHAQWRQRMQEARARKQELILDQQRQIKHMQEEIVGLIGQRAIDDMEDRIEDKKEFIRELEEELADIDKSLGK
- a CDS encoding flavodoxin; translated protein: MILYFTGTGNSEYTARRIQQKTQDTIKNLFPFIRQHKAEPMHSKRPWIIVTPTYAWRIPRIVQEWLLTAELTGNPDIYFVMTCGGSIGNATDYLKCLCKKKGMRYRGCMEIKMPENYIALFDTPDKETARRIITAAHKDMDEAARYIQEETDFPEVDVHAKDILNSTIINPLFYPLLVHARKFTATNACIGCKACEAACPLGNIKMKQGKPVWGTQCTHCMACICTCPKEAIEYGTKSQGKTRYLCSHVLADEE
- a CDS encoding metalloregulator ArsR/SmtB family transcription factor is translated as MNEECQKRITAITKGFDSCRAAFTAIGDETRQVILLILIQSDLSGIRVGEIAQKAYLTRPSVSHHLQILKEAGIVNMRKEGTKNYYYIRADDTQWKQMKELIGLIYDSVLHMNEEQEKSI